TACTGGAAGGCCTGCCCGCCCGAGGTGGCCAGGCGGCTGGACGGGGTGGACCTGATCCTGCACGCCGGCGACGTCTGCCGGGCGGCGGTGCTGGAGGAGCTGGCCACCTTCGCCCCCGTCCGGGCCGTGCTCGGCAACAACGACGAGCCGGACGTGGCCGCCTGGGGCGCACCCGACACGCTCCGCCTCGACCTCGACCTCGACGGGCTGCCCGCGGCCATGGTCCACGACGCCGGCCCGGCCGCCGGCCGGCCCCGCCGCCTGCGCCGGCGCTTCCCCGGGGCCGAGCTGGTGGTGTTCGGGCACTCCCACATCCCGCTCGACCTGACCGCCGACGGGGTCCGGATCTTCAACCCCGGGTCGCCGACCGACCGCCGCCGCCAGCCGCGAGGCACGATGGGGCTGCTCCGGGTCGAGGATGGCCAGCTCGTGGAGGCCGGCATCGTCCCGGTCACCTGATCGAGGTGTCAGCGCGTGGAGCGGATGGCCGCGACGCCGCGATCTACCCTCAACGGCCGGCTCCCCCGTGCACCGGACTTTGAAGGGTCCCCCGGAGATCACGACGCCGCGCCTCCCGTATCAATGAAGGCGTCGTTGGCGTGCGAAACGATACGGGCACTGGACAAGTTCACAATCGTACGTAGCGGGCAGTACGACAGGATCGGTCTTCCTAGGTAGAACAGCTGATTCAGTAGGTTTGCTGGACGGGGGTAGTCTCCCCCGGGGACAACAGAAAGTCCTCAACCGGGACGGCAACCGTAAAGGGGTGTCGAGCGATGAGCCGGACCAGCAGGCCGACGTATCTGCGGACCTCCGAGGTAGCCGGTCTTCTGCACGTGTCGCCGAAGACCGTGTCCCGGTGGGCCCAGGAGGGCAAGCTTCCCTTCCTGCGGACCTTGGGGGGCCACCGGCGCTATCCGGACAACGAGATCCGCGCCCTGGCGGACGAGCTGCGGATGTGGCCGACGATGGACGAGCCTCGTCGGGCCGAGTCCCAGTAAGGCTTCCGAGGGCCGAGCCCGCCTGGCTCGGCCCTCCACGCCGCCCGGCCAGCTAGCTGGCGGGCGCGGCACCGAGCGCCTTCTCGAGCAGGATGCGGGTGCCGTTGAGGCCGGAGTCGACCACGACCCGGTCCATCAGCGCATGCATGATGTAGAGGCCGCGGCCGCGGTTCTGTGAGGGATGGGCGCGCCGTGACATGGCCGCCCGCGAGCTGTCGAAGCCGGGCCCGCGGTCCTGGACCGAGAACGAGAACCGCCCGCCGCTGACCGCCCAGCGGATCACCATCACCGAGTCCTGCTGCCCCCAGGAGCCGTGGACGACCGCGTTGGTGACGGCCTCGCCGCTGGCCAGGAGGATGGCGTCGGCCATCTCCTCGGGCACGTCCCAGCGCTCCAGGTCACGGTGGAGCAGGGCCCGCACCGTCGGCACCGAGTCGCTGCGGCACGGCAGCAGCAGGTGCGCCGTCGGGCGCCCCAGCCGGCCGTGCGTCGCCTCCTCCACGGACTCTGCATACAACGAGCGGCGGTATTCAGTCCAACCGGGCGGTCGCGCCCGCCACCTCCCGCTGGCCCTCGGGGCACCGCTTGAGCAGGTCGCAGCCGGCGCACCAGGGCCCGGTGCGCGGCCGGAACTCCTGGTCGGCCCGGAGCGTGGCCGCGGCGTCCAGCACCTCGCCCAGGCGCCGGCGCAGCACCTCGGGCGGGCGCTCGGTGACGACCTGGGTGCCGGCGACCACGTAGTCGAGGACCAGGCGGGTCACCGGGCGGCCGAGCCGCCGCTCCACCAGGGCGGCGTAGATGGTCAGGGCCTCGTCGGCGTCGGCCGCCTCCTGGGCGACCGGCCGGCGGCCGGTCTTGTAGTCGACCACCACCAGGCCACGGCCGTCGCCGCGGTCGGCGTCGACCCGGTCCAGGCGCCCCTTGAGCACGACGTCGCCCCAGACGGCCTGCAGGCCGAGCTCGGTGGCGTGGGGCACGACGGTGGTATCGGTCCGGCCGTACCAGGCCCGCAGGGCCTCGGCCCCCCGCTCCCGCTCCTGGCGCTGCTGCTCCTTGTCCCGGTAGCCGTCGCGGACCCAGCCGCGGCGGAACAGCTCCAGCAGCATGCGCAGGCTGCGGCGACCCACCGGGAGGCGGTAGAACTCGCGCAGGGCCGCGTGCACGCTGGTCCCGAAGGCCTGCTGGGCGCTGGAGCGGGACAGTCGCCAGAGCCCGTCCACGTACAGGAACCGGTACAGGCGCGGGCAGAGACGGTAGCGCTCGAGGGCCGACGGGCTCAGGACCGTCGCCCGTTCCAGGTCCATGCCTGGCAGGCTCTGCTGCTCTGCGCCGTTCATCCTTCGAGGCTACGCCCGGCCCGCCACACTCGGTTGTCCTTCCGGGTCCGAGATCGGCAGAAGGGCGGGCTGAAGGGGCCATGGCGTGACGCCGACCTCCGAGGCCCTCCGGGACCTGCTCGAGGAGACCGGCTTCAAGATGGCGCTGCGCGCGTTCGAGTGCCCGGAGCTAGCTGAGGACCAGGTAGGCGACCCAGAAGCTGGCGAAGAAGCTGATCACGCCGGCCACGATCGCCGACAGGCCGAGGGTCCCGTCGCCCTTGGAGCGGGCGATCCCGCCGCAGACGACCGCGACCAGGCCGCCGATGGGGAACATGACCAGGCCCAGGCCAGCCAGGACCAGGCCGGCGACCGCCCAGGGCCGCCCGTCGGGAGTGGTGGGGGTGTCAGCCATTGGCCGCCTTCAGCTGGGCTCGGACCTGGTCCAGATAGACCTTGCGGTACTCCTTGACGTCCGCGGGCGCCTCCAGCAGCCGGACCCCCTCCGCGTCGGCCCAGCGGTCGAACTCGTCCAACAGCTCCTCGAGCTCGTCGCAGGCGTCCAGGGCGGTCGGGACCAGCTCGTCGGGGAGGGTGTAGCGCACCGCGAAGCTGGGCTCCTTGCTCAGGTAGGCCTGGTCGGCGATCTCGTCGACCGGGCTGCGGGGGAACTGGCGGCTGAGCCGGTCGATCAGCTCCTCGAACCGGGCCGGCGCCGCCTCGGGCGCCAGGGCGAGCAGCTGCGCCTCGCGGCGCACCGCCTCGTAATGGTCCCGGCTCCTGATGTGCAGCGCCGGGTCGAACGGGCCTACCTGAAGCTCCATGCCCGAAGCATACGACGCCGCGGCACCTCGCGCGTCGTCAGGCCCCGCCCAGGAGGCGCTCGACGGTGGCGTCGGGGGTGCGCTCGCTGCCGAGGCGGTAGCCGTAGAGGGCGCCGTGGCAGTCCGAGGCGCCGGTCGTCTCCAGACCCAGCTCGGCGGCCAGGGCCCGCCAG
Above is a genomic segment from Actinomycetota bacterium containing:
- a CDS encoding metallophosphoesterase family protein; translated protein: MRVAVLSDTHAPRYWKACPPEVARRLDGVDLILHAGDVCRAAVLEELATFAPVRAVLGNNDEPDVAAWGAPDTLRLDLDLDGLPAAMVHDAGPAAGRPRRLRRRFPGAELVVFGHSHIPLDLTADGVRIFNPGSPTDRRRQPRGTMGLLRVEDGQLVEAGIVPVT
- a CDS encoding ATP-binding protein; the protein is MEEATHGRLGRPTAHLLLPCRSDSVPTVRALLHRDLERWDVPEEMADAILLASGEAVTNAVVHGSWGQQDSVMVIRWAVSGGRFSFSVQDRGPGFDSSRAAMSRRAHPSQNRGRGLYIMHALMDRVVVDSGLNGTRILLEKALGAAPAS
- a CDS encoding PD-(D/E)XK nuclease family protein, whose product is MNGAEQQSLPGMDLERATVLSPSALERYRLCPRLYRFLYVDGLWRLSRSSAQQAFGTSVHAALREFYRLPVGRRSLRMLLELFRRGWVRDGYRDKEQQRQERERGAEALRAWYGRTDTTVVPHATELGLQAVWGDVVLKGRLDRVDADRGDGRGLVVVDYKTGRRPVAQEAADADEALTIYAALVERRLGRPVTRLVLDYVVAGTQVVTERPPEVLRRRLGEVLDAAATLRADQEFRPRTGPWCAGCDLLKRCPEGQREVAGATARLD
- a CDS encoding helix-turn-helix domain-containing protein, producing MSRTSRPTYLRTSEVAGLLHVSPKTVSRWAQEGKLPFLRTLGGHRRYPDNEIRALADELRMWPTMDEPRRAESQ